Proteins found in one Triticum urartu cultivar G1812 chromosome 4, Tu2.1, whole genome shotgun sequence genomic segment:
- the LOC125551102 gene encoding methylesterase 17-like, whose amino-acid sequence MAGEHFVLVHGEGHGGWCWFKLRWLLEGSGYQVTCIDLAGSGVDPTDPNTVRSFDQYDKPLLRLISALPEGEKVILIGHGSGGLSVIHAMHEFVDRIKQAIFVAAAMLPFGLQTDEDKKDGLPSLPENETELTFGAGADDPPTTVALRLEFQRDRLSQQSPEEESILASMLMRPWPASAIGTASFEGADERLNRIKRVFIKTQRDLMLDPQQQDSMIKKWPPSEVLVIDTDHSPFFSAPEQLFNLIVKSL is encoded by the exons ATGGCAGGGGAGCATTTTGTGCTTGTTCATGGGGAAGGTCATGGAGGGTGGTGCTGGTTCAAGCTCCGGTGGCTCCTTGAGGGCTCCGGCTACCAGGTGACCTGCATAGACCTTGCTGGAAGCGGCGTAGACCCCACCGACCCCAACACTGTCCGGTCATTCGACCAGTATGACAAGCCGCTCCTGCGCCTCATCTCCGCCTTGCCGGAGGGCGAGAAG GTGATTCTCATTGGGCATGGCAGTGGAGGGCTGAGTGTGATTCACGCAATGCATGAATTCGTTGACAGAATTAAGCAAGCAATATTTGTGGCAGCTGCTATGCTGCCATTTGGACTTCAGACTGATGAAGATAAGAAAGAT GGCTTACCAAGTTTGCCTGAGAATGAGACCGAGTTGACATTCGGTGCAGGAGCAGATGATCCTCCAACTACCGTCGCCTTGAGATTAGAATTCCAGCGTGATCGACTATCACAGCAAAGCCCTGAGGAG GAGTCAATACTGGCTTCAATGCTGATGCGCCCATGGCCTGCAAGTGCTATTGGTACTGCAAGCTTTGAAGGAGCTGATGAGAGATTGAATCGAATAAAGCGGGTTTTCATAAAGACACAGCGTGACCTCATGCTGGACCCTCAGCAGCAAGATTCCATGATCAAGAAGTGGCCACCCAGCGAGGTTTTGGTCATAGATACAGACCACAGCCCCTTCTTCTCTGCACCAGAACAGCTCTTTAACCTAATAGTCAAATCTCTATGA